A region of the Candidatus Methylomirabilis oxygeniifera genome:
TCCCCATCAACACCAGATTGCCGATCCGCTCTCCAGGCTGAAGATCGCGCTGGAGCGCGAGCACCTGATCGACGACCTCACCAGACTGCAGGTGACGGACGAACCCCATCTTCCCCGTAAGACAGAAGGCGCAGGCTAGAGCGCACCCTACCTGAGTGGACAGGCAGGCGGTCAGCCGCCTTTCATCAGGGATCAGCACCGTTTCGATCTGTCGCTCGTCTGTGCAGCCAAGCAGGTATTTCCGCGTGCCGTCCCGGGAGATCTCTTTCGCGAGAGGAGTAAGGGCGCCAATCGCCGTGTGCTCGGCCAGTCTCGCCCGTAACGCGATCGGCAGATCAGTCATCTCTGCAAACGTGTGTGCGTCGCGTGCGTAGATCCAATGGAAGAGCTGGCGGCCACGGTAGACCGGCTCGCCATGGTCGGAAACCACGCGCTCCATCTCCTCAAGGCTCAGCCCTTTGAGGTCGATCTTGTTATCAATACGTTGCTCTTCCATCTCGACAATACCATGACGGTTGACCCTATCCGTCATTGCAAGCGACCAACGGGAGCGCGGCAATGTCACCGTACTTGAGGTTGCGAAAAACGATGGGAATGCTTCGTCTGCGCCTCGCAATGACGCTGGCGGGGAGATTGGTCAGGCCATGAACACGTATGAAGAACTTTATGATGCAATTACTGACTGAGCCGTTTGAACTGGCGCATCGCCTCAGCCGCCATCTCGCTCGTGGGACTCAGATCCACGACCTTCTGAAACGCCTGCCTGGCCCGGTCTTTCTCATTTGCCGACAGATAGGTAAAGCCCAGGCTCTGGTAAGCCGTAGCGAGTTCCGGCGCCTGCTTGACGGCCAGTGTCAGTTCGGCGATCGCCAGTTCCAACTGTCCTTGCACCAGGTAGGCGTAGCCCAGTCGATTATGGGCCTCGGCGAAATCGGGGAGGATGTCCAGCGCGCGCTTGAACTCCATAACCGCATCGGCAGTCCGTCCCTGGACCATGTAGACATTCCCCAGATTCAGGTGCGCCTGCTCGGGAGACAGGTAGGCGGGGTTTAATAGCGCCTGCCTGAAGGCCGTGACGGCCTGATCGTAGTCGGCCTGCTGGACAAATGCCGAACCAAGATTATTGTAGGCATCAGAAAATTTCGGGTCGAGCTGGACCGCCCTTTGAAAGGAGGCAACGGCCTGATCGAGGCGGCGATCCATCAGGTACGCCAACCCCAAGGCATTGCGATAGACCGAATTATCCGGGGCGTCGCCGATCGCCTGACCGAACTCCGCAATCGCCTGCTTGACGTCGCCGCTGGCCAGCCGCGCAACACCTAAATTGTAATGGGTGTCGGCCTTTTCCTCCTTGACCGCCGCCTGTTCTGTGGCACAGGCGGCAAGCACACAACCCAGCAGAACGATAACGATCCGACCCCGCATTACCCTGCCCTCCTGATCTGATACCGCCTCACCATCGCATCGTGCTCCCGCAGCGTATTTGAGAAGACATGCGTCCCATCATTTTTTGAGACGAAGTACAGATATCGGGAGGAAGCCGGATAGAGGGCAGCCATGACGGAGGCGCGTCCTGGGCTTGCAATCGGACCCGGCGGCAGGCCCCGGTGAAGATACGTATTGTATGGCGACGGCGCCCGCAGATTCGCTTTCGTAAGCTTGCCGCTAAACCGGGAGAGGCCATAGAGTACGGTAGGATCGGATTGAAGCGGCATCCCGAGCCGCAGCCTGTTATGGAAGACCGCTGAGATAAGCGGCCGCTCTTCATCCGCCATCGCTTCCCGTTCGATCAGCGAGGCAATGGTCACGATATCTGCAACCGACATCTTCAACTCCCTGGCGCGCGCCTGCTCCGCAGAACCGAACATCTCCGTAAATCGATGAGCCATCAGCTCAATAATCGCCTCCTCACCCATCCCCTTGACAAGGCGATAGGTATCCGGAAACAGGTACCCTTCAAGCGAGTCACCATCGACGTTGTACTGCCGGAGCAATCGACGGTCCTGTAAGAGCGCCAGGAACCGTTCCTGGTCGATCAGCCCCTTTTCGTGAAGGAGTTCGGCGATCTGTCGGGCGGCAAACCCCTCGGGAATCGTCGTCTGATGGACGAGCCCTTTCCCCTGCTCGATCCGGCGGATCACCTCAAGCAGGCTAAGGCCGGGACCAAACTCATACTCTCCAGCAAGCAGGCGTCGTTGCGTGCCACGAGCGACAGCGACAGCCAGAAAGGCAGCACGACTGCGAATCACACCAGCCTCTTTCAGTGTCCTTGCGATATCGAAGGCGCCTGTCTGTGGTCGAATGACAACGGCGCGCGAAGTCTCCTTCGTGGATGGTGTACCGCCCAGAACGTACCACGCGATACCTCCTCCCACCAACAGACAGAGGCACAGCGCGATAGCCCGTTGTGACGGCGAAGTCGTGGAGAGTGTCGTGCTCACAAGGAGTGCTCCTGCTGACGATGGCGCCGATCGAGGAAGCCCTGCAGGATCAGGACGGCGGCCATCTGATCGACGCGCCGTTTCCGCTTGGCCCGCGACAGATCGGCCTCAATCAGCAGGCGTTCTGCCGCCAGACTGGTCAGTCGCTCGTCCCACATCGTCACCTTGACCGACCCGCCCTCTTCCAGTTGTCCGGCAAACGCCAAGGCCCGCTCCGCCGAGGGTCCGAGTGTACCGTTCATATTTTTCGGTAGGCCCACAACGACATCGAGTATACCGTACTGATCCATGATCTCTCGAATGGCACGAACGGCCGCCTCGTCTGTAGACGGCTCGAGCGTGGGCAGAGGTTGAGCGGTGAGCCCCAACTCGTCGCTTATCGCTACCCCGATCCGCTTCGTCCCGAAATCGATCCCCAGGTATCGCTGCACTGTTTGTTGACTCTCCCCTTGACCTCTCAGAAAAACCAATCACAATAGTGAACATGCCACAGACAGCAACCGGACGTCGGCTCCTCTCCCTCTATCGAAATCTGTTCCGATATTTTGGACCACAACGCTGGTGGCCGGCCCGTTCCCGGTTTGAGGTCATCGTCGGCGCCATTCTGACCCAGAATACCGCCTGGATCAATGTTGAGAAGGCGATCACGGCGTTGCGGACCGCCCGTCTGCTCAACCCCCGTGGCATCGATAGCGTGCCGCAGGAGCATCTCGCCACGCTCATCCGGCCGTCGGGTTATTATAACATGAAGACTGAACGCCTGAAACACGTCACGCGTTTCCTGCTGACGCGCTACGGCGGGAGTGTCAGGCGGATGGGTCGGACGGGGTTATCCGAATTGCGTGAGGAGTTGCTGGGGATTTCAGGGGTCGGCGAGGAGACAGCCGACTCGATCCTGCTATACGCGGGCGACCGGCCGATCTTCGTCGTGGACGCCTACACTCGACGGGTACTGGAACGGCATGGGCTGATTGCGAAGAACACTCGGTATGGTGAGATCCAGCGCCTCTTCATGACCCACCTGCCGACCGACGCGACACTCTTCAATGAATATCACGCCCTGCTGGTAGCCGTCGGCAAGACCTACTGCCGGAGAACACCGAACTGCGACAAATGTCCCCTCCGTTACGACTTACCGGAAGGATCACCCCTTCTGCCGCGCCCAGAGTAGGTTATACCCCTCCACGAAGGCGTTGACTGAGGCGACGATGATGTCGGGGGAAGTCCCGATGGCGACGATTCGGTTGCCTTCAGCGTCCTTCATGACCATGGTGGTCTCGACCGAGGCATTGGTCCCGGGTGAGCTGATTTCTACATTGTAGTCAATCAGCTCGAAGAAGAGCTTCCCGCGGGTCAAGGCGGCCTGTTTCAGGGCGTTGATGACCGCATCCACCGGCCCGACACCTGCAGCGGTCGCTTCCACTTTCTCCCCGTCGAACAGGACCCAGACGGCCGCTTCCGCCTGACCATGGAGCGACGTCAATACCTTAAAGTCCTCTACGGTGAGGATCGGTTCGTGAACCGATAGACCCTTGAGGACATTCTCAACAATATACTGAAGGTCGGCCTTCATGATCGGCTTCCCCTTCTTCACAAACTCCTCGATCAATGATCGTACCTTACCGCCGTATTCGGCGGTCAGCTTGACGCCGAACTCCTGTCGTACCCGCGCGGTCACGTCGGTCACTGAGGGGACTGCCTCAAACAGGTTCTTATCGCCGTTCTTGGCGCCTGCGGCCCTGATCTCATACAGGCGCAGCTTCAGGAACTTCTCGACCTCCTGCATTGACGGATCGATGGTAGCGGGCGACGGGAGGACTCGTAGCGCCGCCCTGGGATCCTTGAGCCCGTTCCCTGTGGCGAGGCAGACCACCGTCTCATCCGCCCTCACACGCCCGCTGGTCAGCAGCAGCGCGAGCGCCCCGACGGGAATCGCCCCGGACGGCTCCACGAAGATCGACTCCTGGCGCGCGATCCGCTGCTGCGCCTGCAAGATCTCGGTATCACTGAGCGATAGCGCGCATCCGCCAGATTCTCGCAACGCCGCCAGTGCCTTCAGCCCATCCAACGGATCGCCTGCCATCAGTGCTGAGGCGACCGATTCCGGTTTCTTTACAGGAATAATCTCGTCGGTGCCCTGGTTAAACGCAGCCACGATCGGCGGACAACCGATCGGCTGGACACCGATCATCCGCGGCAAAGACGAGATCAACCCCAGCTCATAAAACTCTTTGAACCCCTTCCAGAGAGCGGCGATGTTGGTCCCGCAGCCCATGGGAACAATAACGACGGCCGGGGCCTGCCAGTCTAACTGCTCCACAATCTCGAACGCCTGTGACTTCTGGCCTTCGACGCGAAAGGCGTAATCGCCGGCCAGATAATACCCATATCGTCGGCTCATCTGCTCGGCAATGGAGGCCGCATCGTTATACGTCCCTCGGATCTGCAGGACCCTGGCGCCATAGGAAAGAGACTGGGCCATTTTTCCGATTGGGGTTCCCTCCGGAACCGCCACATAGCATGGCAAATTCGCGATCGAGGCATAGGCGGCGACGGAACCGGCCATATTGCCGGTAGAGGCCACGCAGATCGCCTTGGCGCCTTGTTCTTTAGCCTTGGTGATTTCGACCAGCGTCCCTCGATCCTTGAACACGCCGGTCGGATTCATCCCCTCATTTTTGATATAGAGCTGCTTGATCCCCAACTCCTCCGCTAACCGATGGCACCGGTACAGCGGTGTTCCGCCCTCATCAAGCGAGACCACAAGATCGAGATTGAGGATAGGGTAGAAATCGAGATATTTGAGCGCTTTGATCGGAGAGGTCTTCAGTGAGTATCGATTGAGGCGAGCCCGGATATAGCTATAGTCATAACGAACGCCAAGCGGCTTGCCGCAACTGACGCAACGCGAACTGCTCTCCTGCTCGGTGCAGGTCGTGCCGCACACAATGCAGTAGAGCTCATAAAACCTGGCTTCCCTACGCCGTCCCCTTGCAGCCATCGATCCTCCTCACGTATTTACTCTATGGAAAACCCGCTCAATCTAGCGGGGTTCACGGCAAGGTGTCAAGAATTTTTAAGGAACGGACACGGTGGCATTACT
Encoded here:
- a CDS encoding exported protein of unknown function (Evidence 5 : No homology to any previously reported sequences): MRGRIVIVLLGCVLAACATEQAAVKEEKADTHYNLGVARLASGDVKQAIAEFGQAIGDAPDNSVYRNALGLAYLMDRRLDQAVASFQRAVQLDPKFSDAYNNLGSAFVQQADYDQAVTAFRQALLNPAYLSPEQAHLNLGNVYMVQGRTADAVMEFKRALDILPDFAEAHNRLGYAYLVQGQLELAIAELTLAVKQAPELATAYQSLGFTYLSANEKDRARQAFQKVVDLSPTSEMAAEAMRQFKRLSQ
- a CDS encoding Aminodeoxychorismate lyase, with translation MSTTLSTTSPSQRAIALCLCLLVGGGIAWYVLGGTPSTKETSRAVVIRPQTGAFDIARTLKEAGVIRSRAAFLAVAVARGTQRRLLAGEYEFGPGLSLLEVIRRIEQGKGLVHQTTIPEGFAARQIAELLHEKGLIDQERFLALLQDRRLLRQYNVDGDSLEGYLFPDTYRLVKGMGEEAIIELMAHRFTEMFGSAEQARARELKMSVADIVTIASLIEREAMADEERPLISAVFHNRLRLGMPLQSDPTVLYGLSRFSGKLTKANLRAPSPYNTYLHRGLPPGPIASPGRASVMAALYPASSRYLYFVSKNDGTHVFSNTLREHDAMVRRYQIRRAG
- a CDS encoding putative Holliday junction resolvase (Evidence 3 : Function proposed based on presence of conserved amino acid motif, structural feature or limited homology; Product type pe : putative enzyme), which produces MQRYLGIDFGTKRIGVAISDELGLTAQPLPTLEPSTDEAAVRAIREIMDQYGILDVVVGLPKNMNGTLGPSAERALAFAGQLEEGGSVKVTMWDERLTSLAAERLLIEADLSRAKRKRRVDQMAAVLILQGFLDRRHRQQEHSL
- a CDS encoding conserved protein of unknown function (Evidence 4 : Homologs of previously reported genes of unknown function) — translated: MPQTATGRRLLSLYRNLFRYFGPQRWWPARSRFEVIVGAILTQNTAWINVEKAITALRTARLLNPRGIDSVPQEHLATLIRPSGYYNMKTERLKHVTRFLLTRYGGSVRRMGRTGLSELREELLGISGVGEETADSILLYAGDRPIFVVDAYTRRVLERHGLIAKNTRYGEIQRLFMTHLPTDATLFNEYHALLVAVGKTYCRRTPNCDKCPLRYDLPEGSPLLPRPE
- a CDS encoding putative threonine synthase (TS) (modular protein) (Evidence 3 : Function proposed based on presence of conserved amino acid motif, structural feature or limited homology) yields the protein MAARGRRREARFYELYCIVCGTTCTEQESSSRCVSCGKPLGVRYDYSYIRARLNRYSLKTSPIKALKYLDFYPILNLDLVVSLDEGGTPLYRCHRLAEELGIKQLYIKNEGMNPTGVFKDRGTLVEITKAKEQGAKAICVASTGNMAGSVAAYASIANLPCYVAVPEGTPIGKMAQSLSYGARVLQIRGTYNDAASIAEQMSRRYGYYLAGDYAFRVEGQKSQAFEIVEQLDWQAPAVVIVPMGCGTNIAALWKGFKEFYELGLISSLPRMIGVQPIGCPPIVAAFNQGTDEIIPVKKPESVASALMAGDPLDGLKALAALRESGGCALSLSDTEILQAQQRIARQESIFVEPSGAIPVGALALLLTSGRVRADETVVCLATGNGLKDPRAALRVLPSPATIDPSMQEVEKFLKLRLYEIRAAGAKNGDKNLFEAVPSVTDVTARVRQEFGVKLTAEYGGKVRSLIEEFVKKGKPIMKADLQYIVENVLKGLSVHEPILTVEDFKVLTSLHGQAEAAVWVLFDGEKVEATAAGVGPVDAVINALKQAALTRGKLFFELIDYNVEISSPGTNASVETTMVMKDAEGNRIVAIGTSPDIIVASVNAFVEGYNLLWARQKG